The following proteins come from a genomic window of Pseudonocardia broussonetiae:
- a CDS encoding MarR family transcriptional regulator — MVPRWTFLTNHAHVLLAIAADPLVRMRDVAARVGVTERAVQMIVADLVTDGYLTRSRVGRRNQYAVNRAGTFRHPAESDHRIGELLELFEHSR; from the coding sequence ACGTTCTTGACCAACCACGCGCACGTGCTGTTGGCGATCGCGGCGGACCCGCTGGTGCGGATGCGTGATGTCGCCGCCCGGGTAGGGGTCACCGAGCGGGCGGTGCAGATGATCGTCGCCGATCTGGTGACCGACGGATACCTCACCCGGAGCCGGGTCGGGCGCCGCAACCAGTACGCGGTGAACCGGGCCGGGACGTTCCGACACCCGGCCGAGTCCGATCACCGGATCGGTGAACTGCTGGAACTGTTCGAACACAGCCGATAG
- a CDS encoding class I SAM-dependent methyltransferase, which translates to MIEQLRATGLPRPSPRQLIAALRPAPGERILELRPGAGHHAHRVARHLGPTGRLDLVDIPEHMLDEAIHYLEARPTPDRAWVVPTVADPRTLPFADHTFTSAYVIAALSTFPDPGRVLDELHRVLQPTGRLVIADHRRTHWLPPDTARRLARRHGFSLITSQGTGRYVHLLSPLRAFSERTPALEGADTTRSSVLSFTETGAELEYVRPLLDGRTPG; encoded by the coding sequence ATGATCGAGCAATTGCGAGCCACCGGCCTACCCAGGCCCTCACCCCGACAGCTGATCGCGGCACTACGCCCCGCGCCGGGCGAACGAATCCTGGAGCTCCGCCCCGGCGCCGGGCATCACGCCCACCGCGTCGCACGCCATCTCGGGCCAACCGGCCGACTAGACCTGGTCGACATCCCCGAGCACATGCTCGACGAGGCGATCCACTACCTCGAGGCCCGACCGACACCTGACCGGGCGTGGGTCGTGCCCACCGTGGCCGACCCACGCACCCTGCCCTTCGCCGATCACACCTTCACCAGCGCATACGTGATCGCCGCGCTCTCTACCTTTCCCGACCCCGGGCGGGTCCTCGACGAACTGCATCGCGTTCTGCAGCCCACCGGGCGGCTGGTCATCGCCGACCACCGGCGCACCCACTGGCTACCCCCCGACACCGCCCGCCGCCTCGCCCGCCGCCACGGATTCAGCCTCATCACATCCCAAGGAACAGGACGCTACGTCCACCTCCTGAGCCCGCTCCGCGCCTTCTCAGAGCGCACACCCGCCTTGGAGGGCGCCGACACCACGCGGTCGTCGGTGCTCTCGTTCACGGAGACCGGGGCAGAACTCGAGTACGTCAGGCCCCTGCTCGATGGGCGCACACCCGGTTAG
- a CDS encoding YqhA family protein, which yields MLERLRLLIVVAVVGLTLTTVVTLGWGVARAVALVGVLVSGGWLEDATLVGLLEVIDLFLVATVQLIVVLGLYELFVGDLDLPDWLTVCNLGELKQPIVDVLVVLMVIKFIERALTVPPLDALYYGLAYAVVIGALVAFTAVSKRVRAPGAGPSERR from the coding sequence ATGCTGGAGCGGCTGCGGCTGCTGATCGTGGTGGCCGTGGTGGGGTTGACGCTCACCACGGTCGTCACCCTCGGGTGGGGTGTGGCGCGGGCGGTCGCACTCGTCGGGGTGCTGGTGAGTGGTGGCTGGCTCGAGGACGCGACGTTGGTCGGGCTGCTGGAGGTGATCGACCTGTTCCTGGTCGCCACGGTGCAGCTGATCGTGGTGCTCGGGTTGTACGAGCTCTTCGTGGGCGATCTCGACCTGCCCGACTGGCTCACGGTGTGCAACCTCGGTGAGCTCAAGCAACCGATCGTCGACGTGCTCGTCGTCCTCATGGTGATCAAGTTCATCGAGCGGGCGCTGACCGTCCCGCCGCTTGACGCCCTGTACTACGGCCTGGCCTACGCGGTGGTCATCGGCGCGTTGGTCGCCTTCACCGCGGTGTCCAAGCGGGTTCGTGCTCCCGGGGCCGGCCCGTCCGAACGTCGGTGA
- a CDS encoding cation-translocating P-type ATPase, translated as MSTSPPAAAGTAAPPDAPFRQHPAEVATALRVDPRTGLSAADVTRRRAAYGRNELAEPPRRPAWLRFLDQFRSVLILVLIAAAVLAGIVGDPKDTVVITIVLLINAVIGFVMENRAERSLDALRGMLSSTARVRRDGRTVEVPAAEVVPGDVLLVEAGDRVAADGRFVLAANVEVDESALTGESQPVAKSTDPVGADSADSADSAGGARDADRPDVPLAERTCMAYMNTTLTRGRAEVLVTATGMGTEVGGIADMLGRSSEPPSPLQIQIDSVGKRIAIIGGIAVALYAVLALLRGETLGELALSAVALAVATVPEGLPAVLALTLALGVNRMAARGAIVKRLASVETLGSATVVCSDKTGTLTLNQMTARAVIARGATYTVTGEGYGTHGTITTTDGAATLPREVLVPFALCSDAVLTRGEPAGIVGDPTEGALVVLAAKGGIDVERLRAEHPRIAEVPFDSARKWMATLHHEDEDEDEDEDEDGDGAAGATVRAHLKGAPDVLLARCTRIDGPDGPILLDDTARAALAATIADLAAQGLRVLAAATTLLDDVGPVETLPERLTGLTLVGLVGIADPPRPEARDAVAECRTAGIAVKMITGDHRDTAAAIAREIGITGDVVTGADLDRMGEQGLAERIEDIGVFARVAPEHKVAIVAALRDRGHVVAMTGDGVNDAAALRSAHIGVAMGITGTEVTKEAGAMILSDDNFATIVRAVREGRSIYDNVVKFIRFQLSTNIGAILSFLGAAVVGLPAPLAAIQVLWVNIIMDGPPAIALGVDPPRRGLMSAPPRPAGERILNLRRLGRMFRAGAVMATGTLGLLAWALGAYGPAVALTMAFTTFVLFQFFNALNARAEGETVFTRHLFSNRWLWISFAVVVVLQVAIVQVPLLAGLFGTVGLTLAQWGLCVAVATTVLLVEEAVKLATRLARGPAPTERPASVGRRVTESRR; from the coding sequence ATGTCGACATCACCCCCGGCCGCGGCGGGAACCGCGGCCCCGCCCGACGCACCGTTCCGGCAGCACCCCGCCGAGGTGGCCACGGCCCTGCGGGTCGACCCGAGGACGGGCCTGTCCGCCGCCGACGTCACCCGCCGCCGCGCCGCCTACGGCCGCAACGAGCTCGCCGAGCCCCCACGCCGGCCCGCCTGGCTGCGCTTCCTCGACCAGTTCCGCTCGGTGCTGATCCTGGTCCTCATCGCCGCCGCGGTCCTGGCCGGGATCGTGGGCGACCCCAAGGACACCGTCGTCATCACGATCGTGCTGCTGATCAACGCCGTCATCGGCTTCGTGATGGAGAACCGCGCCGAGCGTAGCCTCGACGCGCTGCGCGGCATGCTCAGCTCCACCGCCCGGGTGCGCCGCGACGGCCGCACCGTCGAGGTGCCCGCCGCCGAGGTGGTGCCCGGTGACGTGCTGCTCGTCGAGGCCGGTGACCGGGTCGCCGCCGACGGCCGGTTCGTCCTCGCCGCGAACGTCGAGGTCGACGAGTCCGCCCTGACCGGGGAATCCCAGCCGGTCGCCAAGTCCACCGACCCGGTCGGCGCCGACAGCGCCGACAGCGCCGACAGCGCCGGCGGCGCCCGCGATGCTGACCGCCCGGACGTGCCACTGGCCGAGCGCACCTGCATGGCCTACATGAACACCACGCTCACCCGCGGCCGCGCCGAGGTGCTGGTGACCGCCACCGGCATGGGCACCGAGGTCGGCGGCATCGCCGACATGCTCGGGCGCAGCAGCGAGCCACCCAGCCCGCTGCAGATCCAGATCGACTCGGTCGGCAAGCGCATCGCGATCATCGGCGGCATCGCCGTCGCCCTCTACGCCGTGCTCGCCCTGCTGCGCGGGGAGACCCTCGGCGAGCTCGCCCTGTCCGCTGTCGCCCTCGCCGTGGCCACCGTCCCCGAGGGCCTACCGGCGGTGCTCGCGCTCACCCTCGCCCTCGGGGTCAACCGGATGGCCGCCCGCGGCGCGATCGTCAAGCGACTCGCTTCGGTGGAGACTCTCGGCTCGGCCACCGTGGTGTGCAGCGACAAGACCGGCACCCTGACCCTCAACCAGATGACCGCCCGCGCCGTCATCGCCCGCGGCGCCACCTACACCGTCACCGGCGAGGGCTACGGCACCCACGGCACCATCACCACGACCGACGGCGCCGCGACGCTGCCGCGCGAGGTGCTCGTCCCCTTCGCGCTGTGCAGCGACGCCGTGCTGACCCGCGGCGAGCCCGCCGGCATCGTGGGAGACCCCACCGAGGGCGCGCTGGTCGTGCTCGCCGCCAAGGGCGGCATCGACGTGGAGCGGCTGCGCGCCGAGCACCCGCGGATCGCCGAGGTGCCCTTCGACTCCGCCCGCAAGTGGATGGCCACCCTGCACCACGAGGACGAGGACGAGGACGAGGACGAGGACGAGGACGGGGACGGCGCCGCCGGCGCGACGGTGCGGGCCCACCTCAAGGGCGCCCCCGACGTGCTACTGGCCCGCTGCACGCGGATCGACGGCCCCGACGGTCCGATCCTGCTCGACGACACCGCGCGGGCCGCGCTGGCCGCCACCATCGCCGACCTGGCCGCGCAGGGGCTGCGGGTCCTGGCCGCCGCGACCACCCTGCTCGACGACGTCGGACCGGTCGAGACCCTGCCCGAGCGACTCACCGGGCTCACCCTGGTCGGCCTGGTCGGCATCGCCGACCCGCCCCGACCGGAGGCCCGCGACGCGGTCGCGGAGTGCCGCACCGCCGGCATCGCCGTCAAGATGATCACGGGTGATCACCGGGACACCGCCGCCGCGATCGCCCGCGAGATCGGCATCACCGGCGACGTCGTCACCGGCGCCGACCTGGACCGCATGGGCGAGCAGGGCCTGGCCGAGCGCATCGAGGACATCGGCGTGTTCGCCCGCGTCGCGCCCGAGCACAAGGTGGCCATCGTCGCCGCCCTGCGCGACCGAGGACACGTCGTGGCCATGACCGGCGACGGCGTCAACGACGCCGCCGCCCTGCGCAGCGCGCACATCGGCGTGGCCATGGGGATCACCGGCACCGAGGTCACCAAGGAAGCCGGTGCCATGATCCTGTCCGACGACAACTTTGCCACCATCGTGCGCGCCGTGCGCGAGGGCCGCTCGATCTACGACAACGTCGTCAAGTTCATCCGCTTCCAGCTCTCGACCAACATCGGCGCCATCCTGTCCTTCCTCGGCGCCGCCGTGGTCGGCCTGCCCGCCCCGCTGGCCGCGATCCAGGTCCTCTGGGTCAACATCATCATGGACGGACCCCCGGCCATCGCCCTCGGTGTGGACCCGCCCCGGCGCGGGCTCATGTCCGCCCCGCCACGGCCGGCCGGGGAGCGGATCCTTAACCTGCGCCGCCTGGGCCGCATGTTCCGCGCCGGCGCCGTGATGGCCACCGGCACCCTGGGCCTGCTCGCCTGGGCCCTGGGCGCCTACGGACCGGCCGTCGCTCTGACGATGGCGTTCACCACGTTCGTGCTGTTCCAGTTCTTCAACGCCCTCAACGCCCGCGCCGAGGGCGAGACCGTCTTCACCCGCCACCTGTTCTCCAACCGATGGCTGTGGATCTCCTTCGCCGTCGTGGTCGTGCTGCAGGTCGCGATCGTGCAGGTCCCGCTGCTCGCCGGGCTGTTCGGCACCGTCGGTCTCACCCTCGCCCAATGGGGCCTGTGCGTCGCTGTCGCGACCACGGTGCTTCTGGTCGAGGAGGCCGTGAAGCTGGCCACCCGCCTCGCCCGCGGCCCCGCACCCACCGAGCGTCCCGCATCAGTCGGGCGTCGTGTCACCGAGTCCAGGAGGTAA
- a CDS encoding V-type ATP synthase subunit B, whose product MTRSTPSPTVSAAGPDRLLTVEHDAVTSVAGPLVVLDDADDLAYGELVDLYTTDGVARRGQVLALDNSYAVVQVLGGTAGIGLSGTTVTSRGRPARTGVGLDYLGRVLDGAGRPRDDGPEPLAEDWVDVAGLPLNPVRRDHPDQMIETGVSAIDGLLTLVRGQKLPIFSGYGLPADDLAARIAVQARVPGEDDGFAVVFAAMGVTRRTADYFTEQLRAGGALERSVLLLNLAQDPTPERILTPRVALTIAEHLAFTHGMHVLVVLTDMTSYCEALREISAAREELPGRRGYPGYTYTDLSTIYERAGRVRGRPGSLTQIPILSMPDDDISHPVPDLTGYITEGQIVLSRALDRQGVSPPIDVLPSLSRLMGSGIGAGRTREDHRPVADQVYACHARGLEVRRLLSVVGEAALSAEDRRYLEFSRRFEKEIVGQGTDRRSITATLDAFWSLLRIFPPEELRRLPPNLLHRYLPAPAAPAPPAPTPPATGPTH is encoded by the coding sequence GTGACCCGCTCCACTCCCTCCCCCACCGTCTCGGCGGCCGGCCCGGATCGGCTGCTCACCGTTGAGCACGACGCGGTCACCAGCGTCGCCGGTCCGCTGGTCGTCCTCGACGACGCCGACGACCTGGCCTACGGCGAGCTGGTCGACCTGTACACCACCGACGGCGTCGCGCGTCGCGGTCAGGTGCTCGCCCTCGACAACTCCTACGCCGTGGTGCAGGTGCTCGGCGGGACCGCCGGGATCGGGCTGTCGGGCACCACGGTGACCTCGCGTGGGCGTCCGGCGCGCACCGGGGTCGGCCTGGACTACCTCGGCCGGGTCCTCGACGGGGCCGGACGCCCCCGCGACGACGGCCCGGAGCCGCTGGCCGAGGACTGGGTCGACGTCGCCGGGCTGCCGCTCAACCCGGTGCGGCGCGACCACCCCGACCAGATGATCGAGACCGGGGTGTCGGCCATCGACGGGCTGCTCACCCTGGTCCGCGGCCAGAAGCTGCCCATCTTCTCCGGCTACGGCCTGCCCGCCGACGACCTCGCCGCCCGCATCGCGGTGCAGGCCCGGGTGCCCGGCGAGGACGACGGCTTCGCCGTGGTGTTCGCCGCGATGGGTGTGACGCGGCGCACCGCGGACTACTTCACCGAACAGCTCCGCGCGGGTGGGGCACTGGAGCGGTCGGTGCTGCTGCTCAACCTGGCGCAGGACCCCACCCCGGAGCGGATCCTCACCCCACGGGTCGCGCTGACCATCGCCGAGCACCTCGCGTTTACCCACGGCATGCACGTGCTGGTCGTGCTCACCGACATGACCAGCTACTGCGAGGCGCTGCGCGAGATCTCCGCGGCCCGCGAGGAGCTGCCCGGCCGGCGCGGCTACCCGGGCTACACCTACACCGACCTGTCCACCATCTACGAGCGCGCCGGGCGGGTCCGCGGCCGGCCCGGGTCGCTGACCCAGATCCCCATCCTGTCGATGCCTGATGACGACATCAGCCACCCGGTCCCGGACCTGACCGGATACATCACCGAGGGCCAGATCGTGCTGTCCCGCGCACTGGACCGCCAGGGCGTCTCCCCACCGATCGACGTGCTGCCCTCGCTGTCGCGGCTGATGGGCTCGGGGATCGGCGCCGGGCGCACCCGCGAGGACCACCGCCCGGTCGCCGACCAGGTCTATGCCTGTCACGCCCGCGGCCTGGAGGTCCGCCGCCTGCTGTCGGTGGTCGGGGAGGCGGCGCTGTCCGCCGAGGACCGCCGCTACCTGGAGTTCTCCAGGCGCTTCGAGAAGGAGATCGTCGGGCAGGGCACCGACCGGCGCAGCATCACCGCGACCCTGGACGCGTTCTGGTCGCTGCTGCGGATCTTCCCTCCCGAGGAGCTGCGCCGGCTGCCACCGAACCTGCTGCACCGCTACCTACCCGCCCCAGCCGCACCCGCACCGCCCGCACCCACCCCGCCCGCCACCGGGCCGACCCACTGA
- a CDS encoding V-type ATP synthase subunit A, producing the protein MTVTPLPHRAPPAPAPPGRVVSVSGPVVTAQDLPGVRLFDVLRVGHDRLTAEVVRLDGPTVTAQVFEDTSGLRIGDPVVSTGGALRVQLGPGLLGGIVDGTGRPLGAIADLAGGPFIPRGTDPPTLDPDREWDFRPAVAVGDEVGPGTVLGTVAEGAAVEHRVLLPPDRTGGTVTAVRAGPATVHDPVVEVDGEAVTMASRWPVRDPRPVARRLRLDRPLLTGQRVLDVLFPVAVGGAAVIPGGFGTGKTVTEQALAKHSAADVVVYVGCGERGNEITEVLEEFPELDDPRTGAPLMERTVLVANTSNMPVAAREASIYVGITIAEYFRDQGYDVALMADSTSRWGEALREVSTRLEEIPAEDGYPAYLAARLAAFYERAGRVECLGGGGTGGGDAPLQGSVTLVGAVSPAGGDFSEPITQNSLRLAGTFWALDTSLARSRHYPAVNWNRSYSQYPVTDWFAHHIDPEWGELRAWALERLQEETTLTEIVQLLGEESLAPEQRLALRTGRMLREDFLQQSSFDPVDAACPPEKSIAIVRLLRTAHLAMVDAQRRGTAVAAVVTAPVLGELAAAKRWPPEETAQRAEALDRRLRQAFTALDPDTADPDPAGPDATSSSPADTPADPEDLP; encoded by the coding sequence ATGACCGTCACCCCCCTCCCGCACCGCGCTCCGCCGGCGCCCGCGCCGCCCGGTCGGGTCGTGAGCGTGTCCGGGCCGGTGGTCACCGCCCAGGACCTGCCCGGCGTGCGGCTGTTCGACGTGCTGCGCGTGGGCCACGACCGGCTCACCGCCGAGGTCGTGCGCCTCGACGGCCCGACCGTCACCGCGCAGGTGTTCGAGGACACCTCCGGGCTGCGGATCGGTGACCCGGTCGTGAGCACCGGCGGGGCGCTGCGCGTGCAGCTCGGGCCCGGGCTGCTGGGTGGCATCGTCGACGGCACCGGCCGCCCGCTGGGCGCGATCGCCGACCTCGCCGGCGGCCCGTTCATCCCGCGCGGCACCGACCCGCCCACCCTGGACCCCGACCGCGAATGGGACTTCCGACCCGCCGTGGCGGTGGGCGACGAGGTAGGACCGGGCACCGTGCTGGGCACGGTCGCCGAAGGCGCGGCCGTCGAGCACCGCGTCCTGCTGCCCCCCGACCGGACCGGCGGCACCGTCACCGCGGTCCGCGCCGGGCCCGCGACCGTGCACGACCCAGTGGTCGAGGTCGACGGCGAGGCGGTCACCATGGCCTCCCGCTGGCCGGTGCGCGACCCCCGGCCCGTCGCCCGCCGGCTGCGACTGGACCGCCCGCTGCTGACCGGGCAGCGCGTCCTGGACGTGCTGTTCCCCGTGGCCGTCGGGGGCGCGGCGGTGATCCCGGGCGGGTTCGGCACTGGGAAGACCGTCACCGAGCAGGCATTGGCCAAGCACTCCGCCGCCGACGTCGTGGTCTACGTCGGCTGCGGTGAGCGGGGCAACGAGATCACCGAGGTCCTCGAGGAGTTCCCCGAGCTGGACGACCCGCGCACCGGCGCCCCGCTGATGGAGCGCACGGTACTGGTGGCCAACACCAGCAACATGCCCGTCGCCGCGCGGGAGGCGAGCATCTACGTCGGGATCACCATCGCCGAGTACTTCCGCGACCAGGGCTACGACGTCGCGCTGATGGCCGACAGCACCAGCCGGTGGGGCGAGGCGCTGCGCGAGGTGTCCACCCGGCTGGAGGAAATCCCGGCCGAGGACGGCTACCCCGCCTACCTCGCCGCGCGGCTGGCCGCGTTCTACGAGCGTGCGGGGCGGGTCGAATGCCTGGGCGGCGGGGGCACGGGCGGCGGGGACGCGCCGCTGCAGGGGTCGGTCACGCTGGTGGGTGCGGTGTCCCCGGCCGGCGGGGACTTCTCCGAGCCGATCACGCAGAACAGCCTGCGCCTGGCCGGCACGTTCTGGGCCCTGGACACGTCGTTGGCGCGCAGCCGCCACTACCCGGCGGTGAACTGGAACCGCAGCTACTCCCAGTACCCGGTCACCGACTGGTTCGCCCACCACATCGACCCCGAATGGGGCGAGCTACGGGCGTGGGCGCTCGAGCGGCTGCAAGAGGAGACCACGCTCACCGAGATCGTGCAGCTACTCGGCGAGGAGTCCCTGGCCCCCGAGCAGCGCCTGGCCCTGCGCACCGGGCGGATGCTGCGCGAGGACTTCCTGCAGCAGTCCTCCTTCGACCCCGTCGACGCGGCCTGCCCCCCGGAGAAGTCGATCGCGATCGTGCGCCTGCTGCGCACCGCCCACCTGGCCATGGTCGACGCGCAGCGACGCGGCACAGCCGTGGCGGCGGTGGTGACCGCACCGGTCCTGGGGGAGCTCGCCGCCGCCAAGCGCTGGCCGCCCGAGGAGACCGCGCAGCGCGCCGAGGCGCTGGACCGGCGCCTGCGCCAGGCGTTCACCGCCCTCGACCCCGACACGGCCGACCCCGACCCAGCCGGCCCCGACGCGACCAGTAGCAGCCCGGCGGACACGCCGGCCGACCCGGAGGACCTCCCGTGA
- a CDS encoding V-type ATP synthase subunit F, whose amino-acid sequence MNDRRDTAATTRSTPLAGDLLVVVPELLAPAFALAGTRVAEAGDGAEVERLVAAELDTGRPGVVAVHPQLWQQVPPTVRAAWERRSVPLVIALPDDSGPAGEGRRHAVRELLARSVGYEITFGPGGPS is encoded by the coding sequence ATGAACGACCGCCGCGACACCGCTGCGACCACCCGCTCGACCCCGCTCGCCGGGGACCTGCTGGTGGTGGTGCCCGAGCTGCTGGCGCCCGCGTTCGCGCTGGCCGGCACCCGCGTCGCCGAAGCTGGCGACGGCGCCGAGGTGGAGCGCCTAGTCGCCGCCGAGCTCGACACCGGGCGCCCCGGGGTGGTCGCGGTCCACCCGCAGCTGTGGCAACAGGTGCCCCCCACCGTCCGCGCCGCCTGGGAACGGCGTTCGGTGCCGCTGGTCATCGCCCTGCCCGACGACAGCGGCCCGGCCGGCGAGGGCCGCCGGCACGCCGTACGCGAACTGCTGGCCCGCTCGGTCGGCTACGAGATCACCTTCGGACCAGGAGGACCGTCATGA
- a CDS encoding tyrosine-type recombinase/integrase produces the protein MTDLALPLPSPPAVVDGYASTRAPGVRMAGELVAHVVAELPALAGLDDRDRLLAAAWLASLRSARTRRSYAGDLLGWRAWLAERGIELLDAARVHVDLWVRAQQHAGAGDASVRRRLSGIGSFYRYCLSHDLANSDPAAGVARPRVDPDYTATVGLSREQGRALIAAADADTGRSRLRSAAVIRLLLHNALRVDEALGADIADLGTDRGHQVLTVLGKGNRRAKVAITPGTLTALHAYLDDRAAAAGAGAAGWRGMGGPLLATTSGGRMRPSQLWELVRRLAAAAGIGEWDRLSAHSLRHTGITMALDAGVPLRDVQDYARHRDARTTRRYDHSRDSLDRSAAYAVAAYLS, from the coding sequence GTGACCGACCTCGCGCTCCCACTCCCCTCTCCCCCGGCGGTCGTGGACGGGTACGCGTCCACCCGGGCGCCGGGCGTCAGGATGGCCGGCGAGCTCGTCGCGCACGTCGTGGCCGAGCTCCCCGCGCTGGCCGGGTTGGACGACCGGGACCGGCTGCTGGCGGCGGCGTGGTTGGCCAGCCTGCGCTCGGCCCGCACCCGCCGCTCGTATGCCGGGGACCTGCTCGGGTGGCGGGCGTGGCTGGCCGAGCGCGGCATCGAGCTGCTCGACGCGGCCCGGGTGCATGTGGATCTGTGGGTGCGCGCCCAGCAGCACGCCGGCGCCGGGGACGCGTCGGTGCGCCGGCGGTTGTCGGGGATCGGATCGTTCTACCGCTACTGCCTGTCCCACGATCTCGCCAACAGCGATCCGGCGGCCGGGGTGGCGCGGCCGCGGGTGGATCCGGATTACACCGCGACGGTGGGTTTGTCGCGGGAGCAGGGCCGGGCGTTGATCGCCGCGGCGGACGCCGACACCGGCCGGTCGCGGTTGCGCTCCGCGGCGGTGATCCGGTTGCTGCTGCACAACGCGCTGCGCGTCGACGAGGCTCTCGGTGCGGACATCGCCGATCTCGGCACCGATCGCGGCCATCAGGTGCTGACCGTGCTGGGCAAGGGCAACCGGCGGGCGAAGGTCGCGATCACCCCGGGCACCCTCACCGCGTTGCACGCCTACCTCGACGACCGGGCCGCTGCTGCCGGCGCCGGTGCGGCGGGGTGGCGTGGGATGGGTGGGCCGCTGCTGGCCACCACCTCCGGCGGTCGGATGCGCCCGTCCCAGCTGTGGGAGCTGGTCCGCCGACTGGCCGCCGCGGCCGGGATCGGCGAGTGGGACCGGCTCTCGGCGCACTCGCTGCGCCACACCGGCATCACCATGGCCCTGGACGCCGGGGTGCCGCTGCGCGATGTGCAGGACTACGCCCGGCACCGCGACGCCCGCACCACCCGTCGCTACGACCACTCCCGCGACAGCCTCGACCGTTCCGCCGCCTACGCGGTGGCCGCCTACCTCAGCTAA
- a CDS encoding DUF2188 domain-containing protein yields MAEGDIHTSKQGDRWVNKAEGNERASNSAPTKAEAQATGREMAIDRGVEHVIHNQDGRIGERNTYPRSRDPKSSKG; encoded by the coding sequence ATGGCTGAGGGCGACATCCACACCAGCAAGCAGGGCGACCGCTGGGTGAACAAGGCCGAGGGCAACGAGCGCGCATCCAACAGCGCACCGACCAAGGCCGAGGCCCAGGCAACAGGCCGCGAGATGGCGATCGACCGCGGGGTCGAGCACGTCATCCACAACCAGGACGGCCGGATCGGCGAGCGCAACACCTACCCCCGCAGCCGCGACCCCAAGAGCTCGAAGGGCTGA
- a CDS encoding DUF1905 domain-containing protein has translation MSVRFRTVVQRHHDPTTVLPVPRAVMLRLSPRRRVRVQVTLPGYRYRTTIAAVGDWFFIPFGQTRQRHTGIIVGDEVEVVVDLDSPPLGSDHSMVNPMASGAPRMSIARNRTPLQR, from the coding sequence GTGAGCGTGAGGTTTCGGACCGTCGTGCAACGCCACCACGACCCGACTACGGTGCTGCCGGTACCTAGGGCGGTGATGCTGCGGCTGAGCCCGCGCCGCCGCGTCCGTGTGCAGGTCACCTTGCCCGGCTACCGATACCGGACCACGATCGCCGCGGTCGGCGACTGGTTCTTCATCCCGTTCGGCCAGACCCGCCAGCGCCACACCGGAATCATCGTCGGCGACGAGGTCGAGGTCGTCGTCGATCTCGATTCACCACCGCTGGGAAGCGACCATTCCATGGTGAATCCCATGGCATCGGGGGCGCCGCGAATGAGCATCGCACGGAATCGCACGCCCCTCCAGCGCTGA
- a CDS encoding TetR/AcrR family transcriptional regulator, whose translation MRTEPSTAKGRATVQRILDAACVLFARQGIRATTLDQVGAASGSGRGQLYLYFTGKAGLVAAVVAQQVQRVLDAQQPLLGTIATAADVRRWCALAAEQYAADDVMRCPIGSLVHELGERDGAARAALADGFARWRDALAMGLRRAQQHGELAPGADPDAVAAALLAAYQGGVLLAGALGDRDLLRLALDGVTRPVLRDV comes from the coding sequence GTGCGGACCGAACCGAGCACGGCCAAGGGCCGTGCCACTGTGCAGCGCATCCTCGACGCGGCGTGTGTGCTGTTCGCCCGGCAGGGGATCCGGGCAACGACGCTCGACCAGGTCGGGGCGGCGTCCGGGTCCGGGCGGGGGCAGCTGTACCTGTACTTCACCGGGAAGGCCGGCCTGGTCGCCGCGGTCGTCGCCCAGCAGGTGCAGCGGGTGCTCGACGCCCAGCAGCCGCTGCTGGGCACGATCGCCACCGCGGCCGACGTACGGAGGTGGTGCGCGCTCGCCGCCGAGCAGTACGCGGCGGACGATGTGATGCGGTGCCCGATCGGGTCGCTGGTGCACGAACTCGGCGAACGGGACGGCGCCGCGCGCGCCGCACTGGCCGATGGCTTCGCCCGCTGGCGCGACGCGCTGGCGATGGGGTTGCGGCGGGCGCAGCAGCATGGGGAACTAGCCCCCGGGGCCGACCCGGACGCTGTCGCGGCCGCGCTGCTCGCCGCCTACCAGGGCGGTGTCCTCCTCGCCGGGGCCCTCGGCGACCGCGATCTGCTACGACTCGCGCTCGATGGGGTCACTCGACCCGTCCTGCGCGACGTATAG